A genomic stretch from Enterobacter dykesii includes:
- a CDS encoding YeaH/YhbH family protein, translating to MTWFIDRRLNGKNKSTVNRQRFLRRYKAQIKQSISEAINKRSVTDVDSGESVSIPTDDISEPMFHQGRGGLRHRVHPGNDHFVQNDRIERPQGGGGGSGSGQGQASQDGEGQDEFVFQISKDEYLDLLFEDLALPNLKKNQHRQLNEYKTHRAGYTANGVPANISVVRSLQNSLARRTAMTAGKRRELRELESSLKVVENTEPAQLLEEERLRKEIAELRAKIERVPFIDTFDLRYKNYEKRPEPSSQAVMFCLMDVSGSMDQATKDMAKRFYILLYLFLSRTYKNVEVVYIRHHTQAKEVDEHEFFYSQETGGTIVSSALKLMDEVVKERYDPAQWNIYAAQASDGDNWADDSPLCHEILAKKILPVVRYYSYIEITRRAHQTLWREYEHLQAMFDNFAMQHIRDQDDIYPVFRELFHKQSATSNA from the coding sequence ATGACCTGGTTTATTGACCGGCGTCTTAACGGCAAAAACAAGAGCACGGTGAACCGCCAGCGCTTCTTGCGTCGTTATAAAGCGCAAATTAAACAGTCTATCTCCGAGGCCATCAACAAACGCTCGGTGACCGACGTCGACAGCGGCGAGTCTGTCTCCATCCCCACCGATGACATCAGCGAACCGATGTTTCATCAGGGGCGTGGCGGCCTGCGCCATCGCGTACACCCAGGTAATGACCACTTCGTTCAGAACGACAGAATTGAGCGTCCTCAGGGCGGCGGCGGTGGTTCAGGAAGCGGTCAGGGACAAGCCAGCCAGGACGGTGAGGGTCAGGACGAATTTGTCTTCCAGATTTCGAAAGACGAATATCTCGACCTGCTGTTTGAAGACCTGGCGCTGCCGAATCTGAAAAAAAATCAGCATCGTCAGCTTAACGAATATAAAACCCATCGCGCGGGCTATACCGCCAACGGCGTGCCCGCCAATATCAGCGTCGTGCGTTCGTTGCAGAATTCGCTGGCGCGACGAACGGCCATGACGGCGGGCAAACGGCGCGAACTGCGCGAACTGGAGAGCAGCCTGAAGGTCGTGGAAAACACGGAACCGGCGCAACTGCTGGAAGAGGAGCGTCTGCGTAAAGAAATTGCCGAGCTGAGGGCGAAGATTGAACGGGTACCGTTTATCGACACCTTCGACCTGCGCTACAAGAATTACGAAAAACGCCCTGAGCCCTCCAGCCAGGCGGTGATGTTCTGTCTGATGGACGTTTCCGGCTCGATGGACCAGGCCACCAAGGATATGGCGAAGCGTTTTTATATTCTGCTCTACCTGTTCCTGAGCAGAACCTATAAGAACGTGGAGGTGGTCTATATCCGCCACCACACTCAGGCGAAAGAAGTAGATGAACATGAGTTCTTCTACTCGCAGGAGACCGGTGGGACCATCGTATCAAGCGCTCTGAAGCTGATGGATGAAGTGGTCAAAGAGCGTTACGACCCGGCGCAGTGGAACATTTATGCCGCGCAGGCGTCCGATGGCGACAACTGGGCCGATGACTCACCGCTGTGTCACGAGATTCTGGCGAAGAAAATTCTGCCGGTGGTGCGTTACTACAGCTATATCGAAATTACCCGTCGCGCGCACCAGACCCTGTGGCGGGAGTATGAACATCTGCAGGCAATGTTCGATAATTTTGCCATGCAGCATATCCGTGACCAGGATGATATTTATCCGGTGTTCAGGGAGCTGTTCCACAAGCAATCTGCTACCAGCAACGCATAA
- the yeaG gene encoding protein kinase YeaG gives MNIFDHYRQRYEAAKDEEFTLQEFLTICRQDRSAYANAAERLLMAIGEPNMVDTALEPRLSRLFSNRVVARYPAFEEFYGMEDAIEQIVSYLKHAAQGLEEKKQILYLLGPVGGGKSSLAERLKSLMQRVPIYVLSANGERSPVNDHPLCLFNPQEDAQILDKEYGIPRRYLGTIMSPWAAKRLHEFGGDITKFRVVKVWPSILEQIAIAKTEPGDENNQDISALVGKVDIRKLENFAQNDPDAYGYSGALCRANQGIMEFVEMFKAPIKVLHPLLTATQEGNYNGTEGISALPFNGIILAHSNESEWVTFRNNKNNEAFLDRVYIVKVPYCLRISEEIKIYEKLLNHSELVHAPCAPGTLETLSRFSILSRLKEPENSSIYSKMRVYDGESLKDTDPKAKSYQEYRDYAGVDEGMNGLSTRFAFKILSRVFNFDHAEVAANPVHLFYVLEQQIEREQFPQEQAERYLEFLKGYLIPKYAEFIGKEIQTAYLESYSEYGQNIFDRYVTYADFWIQDQEYRDPDTGQLFDRESLNAELEKIEKPAGISNPKDFRNEIVNFVLRARAHNNGRNPNWTSYEKLRTVIEKKMFSNTEELLPVISFNAKTSTDEQKKHDDFVDRMMEKGYTRKQVRLLCEWYLRVRKSS, from the coding sequence ATGAATATATTCGATCACTATCGCCAGCGCTATGAAGCTGCCAAGGACGAAGAGTTCACACTGCAGGAGTTTCTTACCATCTGTCGGCAAGATCGCAGTGCCTATGCCAATGCGGCAGAACGGCTATTGATGGCTATTGGTGAGCCAAACATGGTTGACACTGCCCTGGAGCCTCGGCTTTCCCGTCTCTTTTCGAATCGGGTGGTCGCCCGATACCCGGCGTTTGAAGAGTTCTATGGTATGGAAGATGCCATCGAACAGATTGTCTCCTATCTGAAGCATGCCGCTCAGGGTCTGGAAGAGAAGAAACAGATCCTCTATTTACTCGGCCCGGTGGGTGGCGGTAAATCCTCGCTGGCTGAACGCCTGAAGTCGCTGATGCAGCGCGTCCCTATCTATGTGCTGAGCGCCAACGGTGAACGCAGCCCGGTGAACGACCATCCGCTGTGCCTGTTCAATCCGCAGGAAGACGCGCAGATTCTGGATAAAGAGTATGGCATCCCACGTCGCTACCTCGGCACCATTATGTCGCCGTGGGCGGCAAAACGCCTGCACGAGTTTGGTGGCGACATCACCAAATTCCGCGTGGTGAAGGTCTGGCCGTCTATCCTTGAGCAGATCGCCATCGCCAAAACGGAACCCGGTGATGAGAACAACCAGGATATCTCGGCTCTGGTGGGTAAAGTCGATATCCGTAAGCTGGAAAACTTCGCGCAAAACGATCCGGATGCCTACGGTTACTCCGGCGCGCTGTGCCGTGCTAACCAGGGGATAATGGAATTCGTCGAGATGTTTAAAGCACCGATTAAAGTGCTGCATCCACTGCTGACGGCTACCCAGGAAGGCAACTACAACGGGACGGAAGGTATTTCCGCCCTGCCGTTTAACGGGATTATCCTCGCCCACTCGAACGAATCTGAATGGGTGACCTTCCGTAATAATAAAAACAATGAGGCCTTCCTTGACCGCGTGTACATCGTCAAGGTGCCTTATTGCCTGCGGATCTCCGAAGAGATCAAAATTTACGAGAAACTGCTTAACCACAGCGAGCTGGTGCATGCACCCTGCGCGCCCGGCACGCTGGAAACGCTGTCGCGCTTCTCCATCCTTTCGCGTCTGAAAGAGCCGGAAAACTCCAGCATCTATTCGAAAATGCGCGTCTATGACGGTGAAAGCCTGAAAGATACCGACCCGAAAGCGAAGTCATATCAGGAATACCGCGACTATGCCGGGGTTGATGAGGGGATGAACGGTCTGTCCACGCGTTTCGCGTTTAAGATCCTCTCCCGCGTCTTTAACTTCGACCATGCGGAAGTGGCGGCCAACCCGGTTCATCTGTTCTACGTGCTGGAGCAGCAAATCGAACGCGAGCAGTTCCCGCAGGAGCAGGCTGAACGCTATCTTGAATTCCTCAAAGGTTACCTGATCCCGAAATACGCCGAGTTCATTGGCAAAGAGATCCAGACGGCCTACCTGGAATCCTATTCAGAATACGGGCAGAACATTTTCGACCGTTATGTCACCTATGCTGACTTCTGGATCCAGGATCAGGAGTACCGCGACCCGGATACCGGCCAGTTGTTTGACCGTGAGTCCCTGAACGCGGAGCTGGAAAAAATTGAGAAGCCTGCCGGGATCAGCAACCCGAAAGACTTCCGTAACGAGATTGTGAACTTTGTCCTGCGCGCCAGAGCGCATAACAACGGGCGCAATCCGAACTGGACCAGCTACGAGAAACTGCGCACGGTCATTGAGAAGAAAATGTTCTCCAATACCGAAGAGCTGCTGCCGGTGATCTCGTTTAACGCCAAAACCTCAACCGATGAGCAGAAAAAGCACGACGATTTTGTCGACCGTATGATGGAAAAAGGCTACACCCGCAAGCAGGTCCGCCTGCTCTGCGAATGGTATCTGCGCGTGCGTAAATCGTCTTAA